The Candidatus Roseilinea sp. genome segment ACACCAGCAAGTTTTCGCGGTTCAGAAATGTGTCACTGGCACCCACCAGGAAACCGATCGCCATGAGGACGGTGACGAGGCGATAGGCGAGTGGGTCTTTGAATTGCCGGTGCTCCAGCACACGGGTTACCGAGGCGCTTGGGGCGTCGGCATCAAACGGCTCAACACGCCATCGGGCTTTTGAAGCACAGCGACCGCCTCGGCGGTGGCTGGCGCACGCAGGTAAAGCGGCTGCAGATACGGCGCTGTGCCTTTCAGACTTTCAAGCCCCAGGCGATGAAGGAATTGCCAAACCGCAACTTGCTCACCTCCAACTCTTCAGGGATGATCTGTGGGTTGAAGCGCGGAGCGAGGAGCACCTCTGGGTCCACCGGAAAAGACGGCTCGTGCATCGGCCACCATACTCCGCGGTCTGTCGGGCTGGGACTGACATGCTACAAGCGATGGCCTCACAAAAGTTCGAAGACCTATTCATCAAGCACGGCGCGGCGTCGTTCGATAAGCAAATCTACCTCGATGCCATGCTGGGCAAGTGCGGCTGGGCGTTCGACCTGAATAGCGGCATCCTGGCCTTCCGCCGGCCGCACGAGGACGACTTGCAGTTGAACGTACAGGTGTTGGGCACCGAGTCGGAAGATAGCCAAACGTGGCTGTGGGGTTGGGCCAACCCAAGCAGCATTCCGGCCGCGCTGTTGAAATTGGCGAATGAACTGAAAGCATTCGGCGCCGTTGCAGGCGTGCCTGAACTGGTCACGCCGGAGCTGCCGATCACGTCGGCGGTGAACCCGCAGCGCATCGCGCTGATCGCTTGCGGCGTGCAACGCGCCGCTTGTTTCTTTCGTGCGCCCTACCCGCGCGGCGCGCTCTACTTGCTGATCAAAGACCCGCGCTATAAGCGCTCGGTCACCCGGCCGATCCCGCGCATCGTGCGCATCTTCCCTGCCTTCCTATCCCGATACCCTGTGCACCACCCGCGCGCGGCGTTGCTCAGCTACTTGCAGTTCTATCGGCTGGATGTGCGCGAGGAAGGCCAGCGCATCATCGCAACGACGAAGGCGGCACCCCGCTCACCGCTCGGCGCCGGCGCGCCGCAGCAACTCATCGCCGAGTTTGATGAGCAAGACCGGTTGATTGCCTTGGGGTGAGATGCGGGCGACGCCCAATCCCGCCGCCGGCCCTCGCTTCAGGCTGTGCGCTCCGGCGGCGTCACCGTACAGCCGGGCAAGGTGCGGAAGAAGCGCTCCGGGCCGGGCGGTGCGTAGATGATGAACAACTCGGCCGGCTTCCAGCCCACGTTCAGCGTCGCGTGATATACATCGGCAGGGATGAAGATGCTCGCGCCGGCGTGCAACCGCACCGGCGGTTGATCGTCAATCATCTGTTCGATCTCGCCGCTGATGACGTAGATGATCTCGTCGCTGCCGGGGTGGTTGTGCCGTGCATGGCCCATCCCCGGCTTGACGATGACCACGCCGCTGCTGAAGCGCTGCGACCCGGTCACCGCCGGCTCGTTGTGCATCTTCAGCGTGCCCCAGTCGAACTGGAGCGACTCGACGTCTTCGCCGTAAACGACATATCCTGCTCCGATCTTCTGCATGGCTGGTCCCTCGTTGATGAGATGCGGACAGATTAGCATGCAGCCGCGCAGCGCGCAATGCGTAAGCCTTCGATGGGCCAGGCCCGTACAACGGGCTAGGCCGGAGCGCAGTTGCGTTCCGGCCTAGTCAAACGCAGCGATGATGCAAGAATCAGCGCTCGCGCGGGCAGGTGCGGATGCCGAACGGCGCGTAGAGCGGACAGAAGCCGATCACGCTGGTGAGCAGGAAGACCGCTGCCAACACGCCTAGAACGACGGCCAGCACACCGCTGACTGTGCCGGTAGCGATGAGCGCAGCGACGATGACCGCAGCGACGATGCGAATACCGCGATCCAAATTACCCATATTCTTCTTCATCTCGAGACCTCCTGATTGTAGACATATCGTGTTGGCCATAGGGTAGCGCGCCAGCGGCGATTTGTCGGTGACAATGTCACACAACTGAGGCGATTCGCCCGCGCTCAACCGGCGGCATCACATCGCCCTGGCGCGGCGCAGCAGCCCGGCGTGATCCAACAGCGTGATCGTCCCCCGGCCGGTCTCGATCAGGCGGCCGGCGCGGAAGTCCTCCAGGATGCGGCTGACGACCTCGCGCGAGGTGCCTAGCTCGGCTGCGATCTCTTGATGGGTAATGCGCAAGCTGGAAGCCGATGGGCTGAGCCGACGAGCCAAGAAGTCGGCGATGCGCGCGTCCATGCGCCGGAAGGCCACCTCGTCCACAACGGCCATGACGCTGGCCAGCCGTCGCGAGAGCAGGTCGAACACGTAGTCCCGCCACGGCTGATAACGATTGACCCAATCGCGGAACGCCGTCGCCGGAATCACGATGGCCTCCGCGTCGCGCTCGACCATGGCGATGGCGGGGAACTGGCGATTGCCCAGGATGCAGTTGGCGGTGAGGATGCAGCTTTCCCCTTGCTCGAAGCGGTAGAGCGTGATCTCGCGTCCGGTCTCGCCGATCTTGAACACGCGCACCACACCGCTGAGCAGAACCGCAATCGCGCTGCATTCATCGCCTTCGGCGAAGATCTGTGCGCCGGCGGGAACAGCCCGAATGCTCGCCTCGCACAGAAAATCGCGGATGAGTCCCGCCGGCGCATCTGCCAGAAACGGCAGCGCCGTCGTCGCGCGCTTCAGGTCTTCCGGTCTTAGCATAAGACTGGCGGCGGTCGTCAACCGCGCTGCAACTGCTTAAAGCGTCGGGCGTTCTCGGTGATCGCTACCTCGGTGGGCAGGCGCTCCATACTGCTGGCGCCGAAGAAGCCGACGACGCCCCTTGTGCGCGAGAGCACATACTGCGCGTCCTCCGGCTCGGCAATCGGCCCGCCGTGACACAGCACCATCACATCGGAGCGCACGCGCTTCGCAGCATCGTGCATGCGCTGGATGCGCTCGACGCATTCATCCAGCGTGAGGGCGGTCTTCGCGCCGATGGCGCCTTTGGTCGTCAGCCCCATGTGCGGCACCAGCACATCCGCGCCGGCCTGCGTCATCGCGACGGCCTGATCTTCGTCGAACACGTACGGGCAGGTGAGCAAGTCCATCTCATGCGCCAGCCGGATCATGTCCACCTCCAGCCCGAAGCCCATGCCGGTCTCCTCCAGCCCTTGACGGAAGACGCCGTCAATCAGGCCGACGGTGGGGAAGTTCTGCACGCCGGTAAAGCCGGCCTCCTTCACCTGCCGCAGGAAGACCGGCATCAACCGGAAGGGATCGGTGCCGCACACGCCGGCCAACACCGGCGTATGTTTCACCACCGGCAACACCTCGTTGGCCATTTCCATTACGATGGCGTTCGCGTCGCCGTAGGGCATTAGCCCGGCCAGCGATCCGCGCCCGGCCATGCGATAGCGTCCGCTGTTGTAGATGATGATGAGGTCCACGCCGCCGGCTTCGGCGCACTTGGCCGACAAGCCGGTGCCCGCGCCGGCGCCGATGATGACGCCGCCGGAAGCCACGGTTGCCCTGAGCTTCTCTAGCGCGATTGCTCTGTCCATAGGCTATCAACCCCTTCGTCGTCGGGAAGCATCCATCTCTCCCGGCGCCTCATTTCTTCCTCTTCTTCCTATCTTTTGCGCCGGCGATCATCCGATCCAGCTCGCGCGCCATCGCCTGCGCAAATTGCGGGTCATTGATGTCCGTATCCATCTCCCGCACCGGAATATCGGCGCGCAGGTTGGCCTTCAGCTCGCGAATCAGCGCTGCATCCGCTTCGGGATCGTAGAACGGCTTGCCCTGCGTGGCGATCATCGAGACGCCCTTGAGCGGGATGAAGACCGCCGTCGGCCCGCGGGCCATGTTCAACTTGCGAGCGATGATGCGGCCCAGCTCGGCGCATTCCTCGGCCGTGGTGCGCATGAGCGTCACGGCGGCGTTGTGCTGATAAAGGTTGCGTCCACGGAACTGCTCCGGCACGGTGTCCCGCGGCCCAAAGTTCACCATGTCCAGCGCGCCGAGCGAGACCACCTGGGGCACGCCCAGCCTGCCGGCCGCCTCCAACCGCTCCGGCCCAGCGCTCAGCACGCCGCCCACCAGTTCATCGGCCAGCTCGGTGGTCGTGATGTCCAGCACGCCGGCCAAAAAGCCACCCTTCACCAGCGCCTCCATGCTTTGTCCGCCGGTGCCGGTCGCGTGAAAGACGAGCACCTCATAGCCGCGCTCCTCCAGCCAAGCGCGCGCCGCGTTCACGCACGGCGTCGTGACGCCGAACATCGTCGCGCCGATCAGCGGTTTAGATTTGGAGGCGCG includes the following:
- a CDS encoding cupin, whose protein sequence is MQKIGAGYVVYGEDVESLQFDWGTLKMHNEPAVTGSQRFSSGVVIVKPGMGHARHNHPGSDEIIYVISGEIEQMIDDQPPVRLHAGASIFIPADVYHATLNVGWKPAELFIIYAPPGPERFFRTLPGCTVTPPERTA
- a CDS encoding membrane protein — translated: MKKNMGNLDRGIRIVAAVIVAALIATGTVSGVLAVVLGVLAAVFLLTSVIGFCPLYAPFGIRTCPRER
- a CDS encoding cyclic nucleotide-binding protein — protein: MLRPEDLKRATTALPFLADAPAGLIRDFLCEASIRAVPAGAQIFAEGDECSAIAVLLSGVVRVFKIGETGREITLYRFEQGESCILTANCILGNRQFPAIAMVERDAEAIVIPATAFRDWVNRYQPWRDYVFDLLSRRLASVMAVVDEVAFRRMDARIADFLARRLSPSASSLRITHQEIAAELGTSREVVSRILEDFRAGRLIETGRGTITLLDHAGLLRRARAM